The Denticeps clupeoides chromosome 1, fDenClu1.1, whole genome shotgun sequence genome segment TGTGCTAAttccaatttttaaaaaaactttaagcATAATTAAAGATCAATCTCCAGCGTTCAGGTGAATGCAAAAGAACTGAAATGCAGGACTGGATTGAAAGTGATTGAATCCCAAACAAAACTGAACATTACCTTGTCCTTGGCTTCATTTAATAAGTCCTCCAGCTCTGAGAAGCTGAAGCTGGCCACCGTGATGAAGTCACTGACAACCGGCACAAACTTGTCTCCACGGTCACGTACCCGACTCTGCTGGTAATGAAGCTCCTAAACAGATGATCAGGGTATGAAAATGAGCAATTCGTAATGGTTTGGCATTAGTGAGCCATATAAATATTCAAAGCATGCACATCTTTGCATATTAGCATGATGTCTGCATGTTTAGCAGTAAACTGTACAAGAATGATTATagaggggaggggagagaggggtAAAAATACAACAACTCACTGCTTCCAAAGCTTTCAGTCCACTTTTTATATTGTAGACTTCCTTCTCCAGTTCAGCTaaactaaaaatgaaattatgatAAAAGACATTTAAAGTACATATTAATTTCTCTACCTACACTGCAGGCCACCTGgggtaaattatatattttattaaaaaacgaGAAAAATCTTAAATGAAATTTAACTAATTGTTTTTCATAATTGCATTAACAATTGGTTTTGTTATAAGTGCATGTACAGGCACTCTGCATGTACAGGCACTAATTTCAATTAATCAATTACATTTCAGTGTATGTTTTTACTTCAAAACACATCTTAAATTTCATCTTATTGTTCCCTTAAAAAATCTACTTCATACTGTTTGTAAGGTAATACATTTATTCTTATACTAAGCAAATATGGTGCCCTAGCACTATAGCAAAATTGACTCACTTGACTTTGGCAGCATCTGGTACATTTTGAAGGTCCTCTTGGATACTGAGTACATCGGTATAGTTCTTCTCAAAGATCATAATTAGGTAGTGCAACATAGTAATATTCCTGTAGGAGAAACATCACAGATTCCCCTCAGTAGTGAACCAGATCAGAATAATTTCAAGGTCCAGGAGGTATTCCTGTCCAATGTGTTGATATCTCAATTTGTTAAAGTGAGTAGAGTTTCAGGACAGGAGCATGTATACTGAAGCATCCCTGACCTGTCAATGCTGGACTTTGTATCAACGATCTTGTTGAGGCTGGAGACTTTGAAGCCATATGCATTTCCTCGTTGACCTTTATTCATGAAGTTCCCAAAGGCCAGAACCACCTCTAGAACCTGAGTCAGTCGTTTGCTCCTCACCACCTCCCGAGATGCATGTAAAATGGCTGATAACATAGGAAAAGGCACAGAGTTAAGAAAAACTGTAAAGCATAAAACCATTGAGCCAAAATGAAATGACTGTATGATTCATCCGTCATCCTGTCTGCTTTGCTTTTCTGGCCAGTGAGTCTTTATGAGTAGAGTTCAATGTTCACAAAGTTCAGAGCCAAGAACTCTGAAGCAGAAATGAGAACATGTGGACCTCGGCCCTGAAGTTTGTGACAGTCAATGTCTGTCTCCCTCTGGCTAAACATGTGTGGTTTTTGAAAGCTGACCATCAATCTGGTGCTAACAATATGCCTATAGAGAACTGGAGGACTTTCAAAGACAGAAGAACCAAatcattttaacaaaaatgctGAGGAGAAGCAAATGGAAGCCCTACAATGCTTTGTATTTATCCCTGAATCATTATTCATCTGTGAGTTATGTAATGATATCTTTGAAGGCAATAAATCTCATctcagaaaaagacaaaaaaatctgtttaatgAGATTTTTCTAGATCAAacaagaaagcaaaaaaaaaaaaaaactaaaattatacatttgcaAACCAATTGAGGATCGGTTACCTTAACCTTTGACCAAAATCTGACAAAATTCCTTTAAGCCTTTAACTTATAACCCCACAATTTCCAGCCATTTAGCATGACTGTATACGGACTTGGGAGAATCTAACAATCCAGCAAGTTCTACTGGCTGTGAGCAAATGGATGTTAGAGTAAATCTATGAAACATTGGTAAACTGGGTGCCCACAATAAATGAGTACTGAAAACAGAGTAAGCAAAATGTGGCAACCACCTTGCACAAGAGAACAGTCTAAAACTGatcaaatattttacatactACTTCTTCCATGCTACTCAATGATGTTCCATCAGAGGGATGCCAAGGTTGCTCTGTTTCTCCATGAAATAGCCATGAACAGATGTGAAAGCAATTAAAAGCCCTGCAGATTATTATAACTGGTTACTATGTGAAAATGGCCCAACCAGCATTTGCTGAACTTTGTTTTTATGGACAGCAAACTGTTATTTATGACTTATGAAACCAGATGAAAGAATAGGTCCAGCCCACTGGTTATCCTGACTGGGCCAAACACTGATTGAGGCAGCAGAGCCAGGAGCTGGGGAAAATGTTAAGAGTGTGGGAGGTACTTGTTCTGTATCCTTGTGGCAATGCCCATAGGGATGCAAGGAAAGTGATAAATGCATAATGCTGTTGACAATTACGAGGATAGAATCCCGAGATAAGTAGAGGATGGGTGAGAAAGAATCCTGTGctcaatgttgccagattgggagaTTTTAACATTGATATCATGAGACAAAATTGCTTGCTGAGAAAttgtcatttaaatatgttGTTGCAGCAGTTGTATCAGATATTTTCAGCAGCTctgtgttttggttttgtgcAATTTTGGGCTCAAATAATCATGCAGGTtcaaatagtccagaatgagaaaACAGCATTTGTGACAGCATATTTATAAACTAATACTTATCAATAGttcacaaaatgtgaaaaatatcaGCTACAGCTACATGGCATATATTAGCTAGCTGCATTGAAAGCCTTAGTTCAAACACTTGGGGTCTCTTATTACAGCATAACATGGGTTGAAActgcacataaaatattttcccataGATGCAGCTGTTTGGAGAGCAGCTTCAACAGTACATGTAGAAAAGAGGTTCAAAGCTGCTGTCTGAGTCACAATCAGTTGCCGTTCTGctggagcaggaaaaaaaaaaaaagagagaggctCTGAGCCACTGTGTAGGATGGGGCTTTGTTCACTGCCCCCAACACCCCCGTTGTACACAAACTCGTTGCACTTTGCTTGGAGCATATTCCAGCTCTTTAAAGCACAGAGCGGTGTTCATGAGAACGACAGCACTCTCTCAACATTTGCCAGCTTTCCAAAGCAGCTTCCCTGGTAACCCCATtctttatttgaattaaaaggGAGAGCAAAGTGCttcctccacacacagacacacactaatCTGATGCATGATCTTCTGGAACAATTCCGCTTGTGGTCCCTCGCAGCTCCTGTTTGTGGTTACAACGGACCCCACCATAAACAGTAGTGCAAACCGTGGTTTGCATTTGACTAACAAATGATATGAATTGCTTTAAAAAGGCGACGTCCTGGTGAGACGCCATTCCCTTTAAAATGCCCCCTGATTTACCTTCAACCTTGGGCTTGGTTTCCGCAAGGCGCTCTGCGAACTTCTTTTTGAAGAAAAGGGCTTGGAGCCTCTGCTGGTAGTGGTCAATTCTAATATGTAAAGAGGGACGGGtgggggaaagaaagagaaaagcatGATTCATCGAGGCTTCACAAGGGATTGCAATTTCAAAGCAAGATCCGTTCAGCATGCTGTAATTTTTTACAAAGCGTATAATATTTAATAGGCCACTTTGCGCAGGCCCTACATTGACTGGGAAAAATATTGAAAGTAGTAAAAAAAGGAGCACGAAAGAATAGTAACAATAAAAGGCAGGCAGACTGTCCACAGCACTCACTCACCTGCTCATCTCAAAAAGAAAGCGATCGGCTCGCGCCATTCGCTCGAGCTCATGCTTGTGCTCTTCTAGAAGGTCAATGTCGCTCTTTTCGGGGACAAACTTGAGAAGCtacaaataaagcaaaaatcACATTGCGAGTCTCTTCAAATAATTGTAGACACGCTGCTTCTGCTATGGCGAGTAAAACATGATGAATTAGAGTGCCCTGGATCGAAGACTAGCAAGTCACTTGTGCATGGCAATATCTGAGAAAACGATAGTTCTCAGAAGACTCTGATTACAGTATTACATTGGCTAAAACTGCCAATAAAAACCTTTTCCCACAGATGCAGCTGTTTGGAGCTTCAAGAGTACATGTAGAAAAGAGCTTCAAAGCTGCTGTCAGTGTCGTAATGAACTGCTGTTCTGCTATGAACTTCAGCTTTGGTGGAATCAGCAATGCAGCATTACAGGTTCTAAGTTTCTTAAGTGTTCCCCTCTGTGACTTCAGATAAAATTTATTACATACTTTGAACAAAGTAGGAATTACCTGCTCCAACATGTCCTTCGCCAACTCTTCTCGTTCATCCATCTCAAGGATGGCTCGTTTAATTTCTTCATTGCTCATTTTTAGCCTGTGTTTAAGAAAACAGACTACTTTGAGTGATTGTGTATGCAgtcaaatgtaatttaataaataatgtttattcTGACTCCCAGTTCCATTTAGAAGTCCAATAAAAGGAAAACCTGATTCTATGCAAACTTAGAACAATGTTTGGGATGTGTGGTCTCTTTGGTTGTTCCAGATCAATAACTCTCTGGACAAAGCACAAATGATCAACCACTTCCTGACCTCATTAGGTAGGTAATCTGTAACCCTAGGTCACTGACTGACCATACAAACTCCTGGGATGAACGTGTGTTTCAAAGATGCTGTTTATTGAGCCAGAGAGCTCACAATTCATCCAGAGTCCAGCCACACGTGATTCCAGGcaggtcataaaaataaaactctaAAAGACTAACTGTGTGACTCATGGTGGCTTTCAGTTCCTATTTTCTCGCACAGATTTTGCTCATTACCATCTGGCTCTAAGGTTGTGGTTTGAGATGCGCACCCGAAAGCATGTAACTGGATGCACCAAGCGAACTCTATTAGCATCACATTTCCAACATGAAATCCAGGCCACTCCCATACCATATTACCAGACGAACGGTAGCCCATAATAATGATGTCAGGCCAATTaaccaaacaaacacataaatccATATAAAATGCGTACTTGGAGAGCAGGATGTTGCAGTTTTGAGCGCGTCTGCCATCGATGACAGACAGCTCCTTCACTTTTCGTGTACTGAGGTACAGGTCATCCATGGAGCCCATCTCTTTCTGCAGAAACAGGATTCACAGCACAAAGTCATACAGAACATCTCACTGCCAAACCACATTCATGCATGAACATCTCCACAAAAACCTTGCATGCGATAGCCATACTGCCTTCCCTTGTTACCCTGTGAcctatttaaattaaaaagttacatataaagtcatggccaaaagttttgagaatgacaaatgctggttttcacaaagtttgctgcttccatttttattatggcgaTTTGCATATACTCCTGAATGTTATGaaaagtgatcagatgaattgcaaagtacctctttgccatgaaaataaacttaatccccccaaaaacatttcttactttcagccctgccacaaaaggacctgctgagatcctTTCAGTAATCcccttgttaacacaagtgagagtgttgataagcacaaggctggagatccttctgtcatgctgatttagttagaatagcagactggatgctttaaggagagtgatgcttgaaatcattgtttcatgaaaaggGCTtaactaagattgcacctaaatcaaacATTTGTCGAATCATCAAAAATgtcaaggagagagagaggttcaAAGTGATGTGAAGAGGACTTTttttgggcaccctgaagcctatCAAACACCTGGACCGTCTCATAAAGATGATTCAgatgcgggatcggggtgccagcagtgcagagcttgttcaggagtggcagcaggcaggtgtgagtgcatctgcatgcacgGAGAAGTGTCTGGTGTCATGAAGGGCAGAAAAAAAGCCACTTTTCTCCAAGAGAAACATCAAGGTTGCTTCTCAttcaagggagtgggctcactcacaattttgcctaagaacacagccatgaataaagaatggttcCAAAACATCCTCTGATAGAAAcatctcccaaccatccaagaacagttagGTAAAGAACAATGCctcttccagcatgatggagcacaaTGCcaaaagtgataactaagtggctctgggaaattttgggtccatggccaggaaactccctggaccttaatccaatagagaacttgtggtcaatcctcgaGAGgtggtggacaaacaaaaacccacaaattacAACAAaggaagttgattgacagcatgccagggagAATTGAAGAGgtcttgaagaaaaaaaaagggggccaacaatgcaaatattgactctttgcataaacttgatgtaattgtcaataaaagcctttgaaaatgtttgtaattattCTTCAACACAATACTTGTGAAAACGAGCAATTGTGTCActctcaaaacatttggccacgACTCAAAGTTGACTGGAAATTCACAGTGAGTGATAAACACTTTATAAATCATAACTTTCCAATTGATGGTGCAAAGAAAGTGCAGCCAGAAGACGGCGTCACATATTATTGCAAGTTTCAAGCAGTCTAAGATGTTTTAAGAGAAAACCTTCACTACGCAGAAATGTTCAAAGAGTGCTatttatggttaaaaaaaatgtttcctgtTCTATCCAAAGTTTCTGTGAGGTTACATGGATGATGTCTTTAAAACAGCTGACTGTTCCAAACTGAGCTCATTTCATCCACGCCCACACAGCCCTGCAAAGCCAGAAGCCTGTGCTGGTGTAGGTCAGGGCCACTCCTGCAGGGCAGAGCCAAAACCACTCTCTGAAGATGACCATGCCAGGTTAACATTAGCCACTCTAAATATACAGTGGACTCAGTGTGAAAGCACCACACCTTAAGTAAAAATCATTTGAGCCTAAATGGCTGCCTCAGGTATTGAGACACTATTCTACTAAGTATTTTCCTACAATAACAAAGGCGATCATGATATTTGGCATATATGTGAACAGTCCAAGGAACTCAAGaatataaaatgacaaaaagttgTGAAGTTGTCAAAATGGCCTTTCAGTGTGTTTTAAAGGCTGTGATCTCAGTTTATTGTCTGTCTTACTAAAACCAGACTTCTAAACTACAGGCGAATCACAGAAATCACACAAAAGCACGTGCAGAAAAGGCAATGGATAGTTGAGCTACGTGTGACTGTTGTCCCGCCATAGCTTGACTTAACTGTTCCTGGAAACactctgaattaaaaaaaaaagatagaccACTGCAAAGTTGTACAAGGTGGCATGTGCTGTCATCTGAATAAAAGGCAGCGTGGCAGAAAACGACAGTGGTTTCAGAAGCAGAGACTCACCTGCTTGAAGGATTGGTTAGTGAGCAGCTCCTGCCCAGGGCAGCCGAAGAATGCAGGCGGGAAAGACACAAATTGGAAGACATGCAGAAATTAGAAGTTGTTAAAATGGAACAAGTCTCTAGACAGGGTGGCTACTACTGACATTGTCTGAGGTCCCAGAAGACTTTCGTATTATGTTGGCATGTGTTTCTTGCGAGGGCTGGAAGTGGATGAGCCCTTCACCTGCAGTGCATTGCTTGTCATGTTTACATGTAGTTTACGGACAGCCTGCCTGTAAGATTAACTGTAATTATACTTTGTTTAAACTGCATGATTGTAGCCGTTGCTTTCCAACAAGCACAGCTGTGTGTCATGAATGTGCTGGCCACTTGGAAGCAGGCGTTTGGTGAAAGTTTTTGCACCGTAGCCGCACAAAAATCAAATTATGCAAATTGTAATCCAATTTGGACACAATGATTTATTCGGCCTTGCATAAACCCCCACCGCCCTGAAATCATGGTGCAGAGAAGTGAGGGAGAAACGTGAATTGTGACCAATAACGTGCATCTGCCGTGATGCCGTTTTAATCTGGCGAAGCTCCGAGGACCTCGGACAGCCCCGAGAATCTTCTACAGCATGCTGAAGCTCTAAGGCAGCCTAAACAATAAGCCATTGAGAGAGGAACAGCTGCTGCTGGTTAGACTTCAGAGTGGCAGGCCTTAGGCTTTTTCGGCGTGATCGTCTTCTTGTTTAAAATACACTTGCACCCACATACATGCAGAAcacaatacacatacacacaatgtcaAATGCAGCTATTTCCATTACATCATTCCTCCCCCAAAAAATCCATATATGCACGCCAAGAATGCTCTGAATTTCAATTACATGACAGAAAGAATCATGACAAAAGGactaacaaataataaaatgttaccAAGATTTGTGGTAAATATGACATGCAAGCTTGCATGAAAACAAATAGCCAGCTGAGCTATAACCAAACATAAAAAGCTGCCATACTTGTTGCCTTTGATAAGCTGAGAACATCCTCTCAATGTCCTTCAGGTCCAAGATTTTGAAGGCCTTTAGATCATCTATATCATGCCAGATGGTACTGTTGATCTTGTTCTGAAGATGGATTGGAGGAAAGACAGACATCTGTGACTTCATATGTCCTAAACACTCATCAGGAAAAAGTTGGTGTTTAATTTTAATCGCTTATTTTCAGCTCTTTACTGACTACATACAGAATGCAGGTTCTGCAGCTTTCTAGACTTACCTCCCCCAGCTTGGCCCAGTTGAAGGACTTCAGGGGGTGTGAAGGCTGAGGGATGGATTTGGAGCGCAGGCTGCTGCCGGTACTGAAGGCTGGGAGTCCAGGTGGGGGTGGGATGCCTGCAAAAATGGGAGGGGCacctggaggaggtggtggagctccaggtggtggaggtggtggaggtggaggagggctgGAGAACGGGaggggaggaggtggaggggggAAGTCACCCAACATGggcggagggggaggggccaaCGGCCCACCTggagggggaggtggaggggggAAAGATGCACCACTGCCCTGGAGATGAACATCATGAGGTGGAAAATCAGCAGGTGTGACAGAATGAATTCGTTTTAATTTGACATCTGAAGGCTGCACTCACTGCAATGTCACTGATACGACTGGAAAGATCCAGAACATGTTCTCTGGCAGAGCGTAGCTCCACCCCTTCCCTCTGAAGCTTGTCCTTCATCTTGTTCAGTGTCTTCATCATTTCGTCCTTTTCCTGAGTCTTCGTCTCGCATtccctctccttcttctccaaCCGAGACATCAACTCAGCGTGTTCTGCATTACAAAGTCCTGTTTACACCTGGACTCTCAGTGTATCTTTACTGTGTGATTATTTCATAAGACATAAGAGGTGCTCAATTCACATTATTCAATTAACATTTATGACATTGGAATACGTTTACACAGATGAACAATTATGTAAGTCtttcaagttaaaaaaaaaagtcgtagTTAAAAAGATGGTAATTTTAAAAACTATTGGGTAAAAAGAGGCCAagtcaaaagcaaaaaaagcatCTCTGCATGTGCATGTCTGTACACTGGGTGCTAAAATGGTTAGCTTGGAAAGAAAGGATTATTTTAATCAGTCTTTAATGTGAGAACAAGTGATGTACTGCATGGTTAGCAGTTGGAACCACTCATGGTCCTTATGAAGATTTGACAGTGTGTGAGCATAACGGAACTCTTCACACCAACCTTTTCTGAATTTTTCAGCCTGGTCACGCCACTGCTTCACTTCATTCTCATTCACCAGCCTGTGGGGTGGAGTTAAAAGGGAAGAATGAGGATCCTGTTTTCCATTGGACAGTGTCAGGGTTGGTCAGTAGAGGAGTAAtctgtttatacatttatacagcaCTGTTATACACTTCTGTTATACATGTAGTAGGAGGGCCAAGTAAGATGAACAGAACAGTTAATCCAAGGGTCTGTTATGGGAAAATTATCTGGGATCAAAAGAGGTATAGAACATTTGTAATGGAAAGGACAGTGATAAGGAGCATAAGGCCATTTTTGTAGTAAAAATGTACTTCAGTTGAGGTGGCAGAATCCTTGGACACAAGCACCTTCACaaaccacacaccacaccaaaAATACTATGTTGAAACATTGAgatgcaacaaaatattaattatagGAATGTCAAAATATGCCATAGCAATAattgactttaaaaaaaattatatataaaaaataatatataaaatcaaTTCATTCTGTTGGTTTTCCATGTAATGTagtctgatgagaccaaaatgCTCATAAAATTTCATTTAGTAAGATGATAAGCTTGATGCACCAACAATTCATCTAGAGGTGCTTCCTGATTTGCAAATTTGACCAGTAAAGGCTTGCTTATTTATATCTGTCTGGTTATATGCAGAGTGTCCTGTGCTATGGTGCATTGTCTCATTTTCTGACGCCTGAACTGAAAGTCAGTTTTAAAGGACATTTTACAGGTGATGACCTGGAGCACTTCTGGTTTCCCAAGCTAAATCAGAAgtagaaaaaaagaagtgaaaaaacagaaagaataaTCATTCACCACAAAAATTACAGTATATTCTATTGACCGTCCACACAAAGTGTTCTTTCACTTTGCACTCCTGTTCAAATAAATAAGGTTTGCTCTTCCTATATATTTCCCTGTAGACCTAAGATCCTGCACTTTCTGCCCACTAGTAGACACCAATGCCCATATTTAATGGGATTGTGGACAACAAAAAGGAAATGCACTTTTCCATATATTATCTACCCTCGGAGGGCTAAGAAAAACACAGCAGCCCCTGCCATTAATGACCCCATTTCAGCCCTATGATGCTGCCACTCTCGCTTTCCTGCCAAACAGTGCCCGATTCGCTACTGGAAAGTACTGCTGGGCTCGTAAGTGAGAAAATTAGATAAACAAACCACCATGGAGGTCAGTGAGATGGCTAATGTTAGCTGAAGGTTTCCGGTGCTTACACTGGGGTTGCGATTTTGAGACTAAACACATTCATCATTGCTCACAGTTTGttctggatgatgatgatgcaaaGGAGAGGGGGAACAAAGTTTTTTATGCTGAATAtggattaacaaaaaaaaaaaaatctttatctttgttttattcaaatattatgTCCAAAGGTGTTTTTCTATTAATACAGTCTGTGCTTAAACTCTTTTCCAAGCAGCCATGTGTTGGTGTGAAgggatcgtatagtggttagtagtCTGCGTTGtggccagttcaaatcccaaaccgccaaggtgccactgagcaaagcaccgtcccccacacactgctccccgggtgcctttcatggctgcccactgctgggttaaaagcagaggacacatatttgcaccgtgtgctgcgctgtgtttCACGGTGACAATGATTTTGCTTGTCTAACTATTAGTACAGTCATTTATGCACAGTAATGGCTACCAACTGCTACTCCTGTGTTCAACACCACCTCCCCAACCCAAAACATTCCATCCAAACCCTAGATGATGAAAACCACAACTTTCTTCTGCTACAACCATGCCACAGAAACTTCACAGCACCAGTCAGTGCCAGGGAAGGCCTTTGATCTGTGAAAGATCTAACAATAAGTGAATGCCTCCCTGCATCTCCCAATTTTAGAGATGCTTCGCATCAGCAGAACCTATTTTCTGCTCCAGCTGAAACAAATCCAGCTTTTCtttgtagtttattttttttatttacttggaAATTTCAGCATCAACAGAAAAGAAACTGAACATGATTTTGGATCTTTGTACTATCTGTGTTACTATCTACTGTGTTACTATTAAACAAGTACACAtttcactgacacacacacttcctgcacAGATGGAGAGTGATCGTTGCATCTGCTGAGGCACTCACATGCGGATGATATTCTTGACATTGAAGTTGTCCAGTGGTGAAACATCTGGGTCTTCACCCTTCTCATCTTGCAAAATGATCTGCTGAAGGATCCGGTCCAGAAGTTGCCACTGTTGTATACTGCCACCACTACGTTTATCTGTCAGAGGCCAACATTAGAAACTAACTGATTAATGGCTGAATTAAATTTCAAtacttaaaattattaataaaaatccaaaacaaacagaaaaatactATTTATGttcaattaatgaattaaaatgaattctcGTCATAACATTAATGGAACTGGACccacaatgtaaatgtaattataccATATTAAATTTAAACCAATTAAATTGCTAAGTAATCTCTTCTAATAGCTATAAAGCAATATTCACGACCTTTCTGCAATTTTCCCACACTTTTGGTGATTTTCATTGCCTATACAGTTTATCTGAATATGATCCATTCATCATAGATGAATATGATCCATTCATTCATATATAGaattaatttaacataaaacattgttctgtttgttcaaatacaatgcaaaaaaattaccCTTAACCTGCCATATGATATTTTATGGTCATTAGTAGTGTAATATGACTATATTTTATGTAAGTAGGacactttcacattttctaTTCCTTTATAAATTcacttaaaaaatgtgtccGTCTTGAACACAGCATTTAAGGACAaaccaaaattgattaaaaataaagcacaaatcACTTAATTCCTACTAATCCCTTTTTAAGCACCTGATAAACTGCTCAGTAGATTCTTTCCCCACAACAAATCAATTAGGAATAGCTGTCAAAAAGTGTGTAATTCACACCACACCAATACGGAATTACATTGCCTCGGGCTCATTTACAGCTCCTTATTTACTGCCGCTTACTAATTAACACAGAATACTGAGAGCCCTGGTGAAACGGTAATGTTAATCCTACCGGTCCAGCACTGTGAAGCTAAAACATCATGCAGACTCTTACAGGGCATTTGGAGACAGTGCTGGAGGATGGAGAGGAGGTGGGGGTAAGCATCCGTATGACTGAGCTTTTTCTTGATCAGCTCAAACATCTGCCCAGCACTCTTTGTGTCCACGTGTGTCTGTCAGGGAAATCAGTGTTAATTTCCACAATTAAGCGATGCTTATAGTTCTTTCTAATACACTGATGTCCATAATtaaattttcttaattttcataattaaaaaaatttggtttagttcatttttacattcttacCAGGTCAAATCGCTTGGCAAGCTCCAAGTCATCCTCGTTCCTCACCATCTCAAAGAAGTCCAAATGTCTGGAGAacatttcattatatttatacagtacaggccaaaggtttggacacaccttctcattcaatgtgttttctttattttcatgaccatttggtagattctcactgaaggcatca includes the following:
- the daam2 gene encoding disheveled-associated activator of morphogenesis 2 isoform X1; this translates as MPPRKRTRPALGFLCCFGSTEPPEINLKDSVPLQLLEFSAPMPPEEELNARFSELVDELDLTDKNREAMFALPAEKKWQIYCSKKKEQEDPNKLATSWPDYYIDRINSMAAMQTLFAFDEEEMDMRNKVVEDLKTALRTQPMRFVTRFIELDGLTCLLNFLKSMDYDTSESRIHTSVIGCIKALMNNSQGRAHVLAHPQSINTISQSLRQDNIKTKVAVLEILGAVCLVPDGHKKVLQAMAHYQKYAAERTRFQTLMNELDRSTGRYRDEVNLKTAIMSFINAVLNAGAGEDNLEFRLHLRYEFLMLGIQPVIDKLRGHENAILDRHLDFFEMVRNEDDLELAKRFDLTHVDTKSAGQMFELIKKKLSHTDAYPHLLSILQHCLQMPYKRSGGSIQQWQLLDRILQQIILQDEKGEDPDVSPLDNFNVKNIIRMLVNENEVKQWRDQAEKFRKEHAELMSRLEKKERECETKTQEKDEMMKTLNKMKDKLQREGVELRSAREHVLDLSSRISDIAGSGASFPPPPPPPGGPLAPPPPPMLGDFPPPPPPLPFSSPPPPPPPPPPGAPPPPPGAPPIFAGIPPPPGLPAFSTGSSLRSKSIPQPSHPLKSFNWAKLGENKINSTIWHDIDDLKAFKILDLKDIERMFSAYQRQQELLTNQSFKQKEMGSMDDLYLSTRKVKELSVIDGRRAQNCNILLSKLKMSNEEIKRAILEMDEREELAKDMLEQLLKFVPEKSDIDLLEEHKHELERMARADRFLFEMSRIDHYQQRLQALFFKKKFAERLAETKPKVEAILHASREVVRSKRLTQVLEVVLAFGNFMNKGQRGNAYGFKVSSLNKIVDTKSSIDRNITMLHYLIMIFEKNYTDVLSIQEDLQNVPDAAKVNLAELEKEVYNIKSGLKALEAELHYQQSRVRDRGDKFVPVVSDFITVASFSFSELEDLLNEAKDKFARALKHFGEEQGLIQPDEFFGIFDTFLQSFSEARQDLDNMQRRKEEEERRARMEAMLKEQRERERRSKKNSSGNPADEVGEFDDLVSALRSGEVFDKDLSKLKRNRKRSVNKLEEGGGRERLVTKVNY
- the daam2 gene encoding disheveled-associated activator of morphogenesis 2 isoform X2, producing MPPRKRTRPALGFLCCFGSTEPPEINLKDSVPLQLLEFSAPMPPEEELNARFSELVDELDLTDKNREAMFALPAEKKWQIYCSKKKEQEDPNKLATSWPDYYIDRINSMAAMQTLFAFDEEEMDMRNKVVEDLKTALRTQPMRFVTRFIELDGLTCLLNFLKSMDYDTSESRIHTSVIGCIKALMNNSQGRAHVLAHPQSINTISQSLRQDNIKTKVAVLEILGAVCLVPDGHKKVLQAMAHYQKYAAERTRFQTLMNELDRSTGRYRDEVNLKTAIMSFINAVLNAGAGEDNLEFRLHLRYEFLMLGIQPVIDKLRGHENAILDRHLDFFEMVRNEDDLELAKRFDLTHVDTKSAGQMFELIKKKLSHTDAYPHLLSILQHCLQMPYKRSGGSIQQWQLLDRILQQIILQDEKGEDPDVSPLDNFNVKNIIRMLVNENEVKQWRDQAEKFRKEHAELMSRLEKKERECETKTQEKDEMMKTLNKMKDKLQREGVELRSAREHVLDLSSRISDIAGSGASFPPPPPPPGGPLAPPPPPMLGDFPPPPPPLPFSSPPPPPPPPPPGAPPPPPGAPPIFAGIPPPPGLPAFSTGSSLRSKSIPQPSHPLKSFNWAKLGENKINSTIWHDIDDLKAFKILDLKDIERMFSAYQRQQKEMGSMDDLYLSTRKVKELSVIDGRRAQNCNILLSKLKMSNEEIKRAILEMDEREELAKDMLEQLLKFVPEKSDIDLLEEHKHELERMARADRFLFEMSRIDHYQQRLQALFFKKKFAERLAETKPKVEAILHASREVVRSKRLTQVLEVVLAFGNFMNKGQRGNAYGFKVSSLNKIVDTKSSIDRNITMLHYLIMIFEKNYTDVLSIQEDLQNVPDAAKVNLAELEKEVYNIKSGLKALEAELHYQQSRVRDRGDKFVPVVSDFITVASFSFSELEDLLNEAKDKFARALKHFGEEQGLIQPDEFFGIFDTFLQSFSEARQDLDNMQRRKEEEERRARMEAMLKEQRERERRSKKNSSGNPADEVGEFDDLVSALRSGEVFDKDLSKLKRNRKRSVNKLEEGGGRERLVTKVNY